From the genome of Mycobacterium kansasii ATCC 12478:
CTGGGTCGCCGCGGGTGGCTCCTGGTCGAACGACTCGGTGAGCTGCCCACGCAGCGGTGAGGTCATCGTCCGGGAACAAGGCCACTGGTATTCCACCGGCGCCGACTTCAAGCGGCCCAGCCCGCACTGGTGGTTCGACGACGACACGCTCTACGGCCCCGACGGGCTCGCCCTTCCCATGCGGCTGGCGCTGCCGGGCGCCGTGAATCGCGGCAATGCCGCCCAGGCGGTCGCCGCTGCCGTCGCAGTGGGCGCCGATCCGGCTTCGGCGGTCGCCGCGGTAGCCGAAGTCGACGAGGTCGCCGGTCGCTACCGGACCGTCATGGTCGGGCCGCATGAAGCGCGGATCCTGCTGGCCAAGAACCCGGCCGGCTGGCAGGAAGCCCTGTCGATGGTGGACAAGCAGGCCGCCGGGGTAGTCATCGCGGTCAACGGGCAGGTGCCCGACGGCGAGGACCTGTCTTGGTTGTGGGATGTGCGCTTCGAACACTTCGAGGAGACTGCTGTGGTGGCGGCCGGCGAACGCGGCACCGACCTGGCGGTGCGCCTGGGGTACGCAGGCGTACAGCACACTCTTGTGCGCGACACCCTGGCGGCCATCGCGTCGTGCCCGCCCGGGCGGGTGGAGGTCGTCGCCAACTACACCGCATTTCTCCAGCTGCAGCGAGCGTTGGCACGTCATGACTGACTCGCATGTCCGCATCGGGCTGGTGTTGCCCGACGTGATGGGAACGTACGGCGATGGCGGCAACGCCGTGGTGCTGCGGCAGCGGTTGCTCATGCGAGGCATCCCCGCCGAGATCGTCGAGATCACCCTGGCCGATCCGGTACCGGAGTCGTTGGACCTCTACACGCTGGGCGGCGCCGAGGACTACGCGCAGCGACTGGCGACCCGACACCTGATTCAGTACCCGGGCCTGCAGCGCGCGGCCGCCCGGGGCGCCCCGGTATTGGCCATCTGCGCGGCGGTTCAGGTGCTCGGACACTGGTATGAAACCTCGTCGGGAGAACGGGTCGACGGCGTCGGCCTGCTGGATGCGACCACCTCGCCGCAGCAGGCGCGCACCATCGGCGAGCTGGTCAGCACGCCATTGCTGACCGGTTTGACGCAGCCGTTGACCGGCTTCGAAAACCACCGGGGCGGCACCGTCCTGGGCCCCGCGGCGTCGCCGTTGGGGGCGGTGGTCAAGGGTGCCGGCAACCGAGCCGGTGACGGCTTCGACGGCGTGGTTCAGGGCAGCGTGGTAGCGACCTATATGCACGGTCCGTGTCTGGCCCGCAACCCCGAGCTCGCCGATCTGTTGCTCAGTACGGTGGTGGGTTCGCTACAGCCGCTGGAGCTCCCTGAGGTGGACCTGCTGCGCCGCGAGCGGTTGGCGGCTCGCTAGGGCCGCCAACCCCTGGCCAGCAGTGCGTTGCGCACCCGGGCGATTACCTCTTCCGACCTGTCTTCGGCGATCACCCGGATAACCAGCCAACCCAGCTGCGCGAGCGTGCGCAGTCGCCGTTGGTCGTGCGCGTACCGCCGGCGATCGGTGCGGTGTTGGTCACCGTCATATTCGGCCGCCACCTGGTATTTCTCCCAGCCCATATCCAGCATTGCGATCAGCCGCCAATCCTTCTGCACCGGTAACTGCGTGCTGGGCGTGGGAAATCCGGCATCGATCAGCAGGAGTCGCAGCCAGGTTTCCCTGGGGGACGCCGCGCCGGCGTCGACGAGGGGCAGCACCGCCTGCAGTCGCCGGACACCACGCGCACCTGGATAGCGTTTGGCCAACAGCAGCACATCTTCGGTTGAGAACGGCGTCGCTCGCATGAGTGCGTCGAGGCGCGCCACGGCCTGCCCGCGTCGCAGATGCCGACCGAGGTCATATGCCGTCCGCGCCAACGTGGTCACCGGCAGGCCCACCACCCGGGTGATCTCGTCATCGGCGAGAACTTCGTCGCGAGCGACGAGCCCCCGCGGGGGCCTGATGTTGCACCAGATCAACTCGATGGCCACGTCATCGTCGATCCATTGCGCGCCGTGCAGTGCGGATGCGGCTACACCGGCAATGACCGCTCGGCGTCCCGACCATAGCCATGCCCCGATAGTCCGGTCGCGCAGTGACATGTTGTGCTGCTGGGGGGCGTAGACACCTGGATACACCCGCCGGTACCACCGTTGCAGCTCATGCCGGGTCACTTTGCTGGACGAGACAGCTTCGCTGCCGATGAAAATCGCCGTCATGGCTCGAAATGCTGGCAGCGGGAGCCGACAACTCACCGAGCCGGTAAACCTGCAGAGAAAGTGCGAGTAGCGGCCTGCAAAATTACAGGCTCGGCGAAATCACGGCGAAATCAAGCGAGCACGCGGCGGCCGGTCAGCGCGCGGCCGAGGGTCAGCTCATCGGCGAACTCCAGGTCGCCGCCCATCGGCAACCCCGACGCGATGCGCGTCACGGTCAGTCCGGGGATGTCGCGCAGCATCCGCACCAGGTAGGTGGCGGTGGCCTCGCCCTCGGTGTTGGGGTC
Proteins encoded in this window:
- a CDS encoding type 1 glutamine amidotransferase, producing the protein MTDSHVRIGLVLPDVMGTYGDGGNAVVLRQRLLMRGIPAEIVEITLADPVPESLDLYTLGGAEDYAQRLATRHLIQYPGLQRAAARGAPVLAICAAVQVLGHWYETSSGERVDGVGLLDATTSPQQARTIGELVSTPLLTGLTQPLTGFENHRGGTVLGPAASPLGAVVKGAGNRAGDGFDGVVQGSVVATYMHGPCLARNPELADLLLSTVVGSLQPLELPEVDLLRRERLAAR
- a CDS encoding Mur ligase family protein; protein product: MVTTRARLALAAGASARWASRVTGRGAGAMIGGLVAMTLDRSVLRQLAVGRRTVVVTGTNGKSTTTRMTAAALGTLGAVATNAEGANMDAGLVAALAADRRAELAVLEVDEMHVPHVSDAVQPAVIVLLNLSRDQLDRVGEINVIERTLRAGLARQPAAVVVANCDDVLMTSAAYDSPRVVWVAAGGSWSNDSVSCPRSGEVIVREQGHWYSTGADFKRPSPHWWFDDDTLYGPDGLALPMRLALPGAVNRGNAAQAVAAAVAVGADPASAVAAVAEVDEVAGRYRTVMVGPHEARILLAKNPAGWQEALSMVDKQAAGVVIAVNGQVPDGEDLSWLWDVRFEHFEETAVVAAGERGTDLAVRLGYAGVQHTLVRDTLAAIASCPPGRVEVVANYTAFLQLQRALARHD